The stretch of DNA TTAATTGTTTGCTGTAAAATAAATTTCCATTTAAACGATAATTTCCTTCTACATTCGTGTAAGATGAAATTGTCATTAAGTTTTCGTCAACTTCCGAATAGTTTACAATACTTGAAGTATTGTAGTTATAGGTAAGATTTGCATTTAAACCTTGACGCGTTTTACGGTCAAAATTCGAGAAGTTTAACGATAATTGGTGTGACTTATTTGGATTCAAATCAGGATTACCCACATAAGTTACTAATGGATTAGATAAATTCTCAATGGCTAATAATTGATTTGTACTAGCAATGCTTGTATTGTATTGGTAGTTGAATGCTAAACTATTATTCCCCGCTTGATAACGAATCGTAGATTGTAACGATGGTAAAACTTCTTTTACATTTAAGAAGTAATTTTCGTTGTTGTAAAAACCAAAGTTATCTTGATTATAAATGTTCGTTCCCGCTTTAATATTCCCAGAGAATTTCTTTTTGTTTAACTGAATTTCAGCATAAGGCGAGAATGTATTTAAAGTGGTTTCAATATAACGAGATAATAAATCATTTCGTCCAATAAACTGATCAGTTAATTCGTCATAATCCCATGTAATATCATCATTCTCTTTGTAACTATAAGCATAACGAGAACCTAAAGCAATTTTTAAAGAGTCTGTTACAGGAATATTATAATTGAAATCAAATCCTACCGAATTTGTTTTGTTGTTGGTATTATTTAACTGATTACGAATATCATCAGGTTTATTCGCAAAGAATGTACTTTGTTGAATACGGTTTTCTGAATCTGTTGTTCCAATCGATACATCCGCATTCGCATTGATGTAAGACTTGTTTTTAAAGCCTTGGTACCATGAGATTTGAGAATCAAATGTATTAGTATCCGATTCACGTTTCGTTTCACCATAACTTTCATTTCGTAATACACCATCCGCATCCCATGATTGGCTATCGCTTTTATTAGAAGACGATGAACGGTTCAGTTTAAAACTTGGAGTGAAGTAGATTTTCGTTAAGTTTTTATTCCATTCTAAAGTCGCTCCTAAATTATGTCCGAACGTTTCCGTTTTAGATAAAGTATTGGATTCTTCTGTATATGTATTTTCAGGTAATAAGTTTTCACGACGAGTATAATTATCATTCTTATTGTATGAATGATTAAAATTATAGTTCGCTCCAACACTTAATTGATCGTTAATTTTGTCTGTATAGTTCAAACCAATAGAAGAACTATTTGTAATTCCATTTCCTCTACGACGTCCAATACCACCACGACCAAATGAACCTGCACCATTCGATAAACCTGTACTGGCAATGTCGTTCGAAGAACCAATTAAACTGATTTTTCGGCTTCCTTTAAAATAGTTAGCCATGATGTTCGATTCGTAGCGATTATCAGTACCATATCCCACAGTACCTTTCACCATGTACCCCTGTTTTTTATCTTCTTTTAAAGTGACGTTAATTGAAGATTTATCTGAACGTGAGCGTTCTCCAGAGAATTTTTCGTTACGGGTTTTATAATCAGATACTTGAATTTTTTTGATGATGTCTGCTGGAATATTTTCCAACGCAATTTTTCCATCTGTTCCGAAGAAAGGCTCTCCATCAATTAAAATTTCATTGACTTCTTTTCCATTGACAGTAAGTTTTCCATCATCATCGATATCTACACCAGGCAATTCTCGTAGTAAAGCTTCCAAATTGGCATTTGGCTTTACTTTATACGAACTTGCATTAAATTCGATGGTATCACTTTTAATGACTACTGGATCAGTTGTCGTGATTAATACTTCTTTTAATTGAAGAATTTCAGGACTAATTGTAATAACTCCTAAGTCCATATCAGAAGTAAGTTTTGTAAACTCACGAGTGGTAACCCCTTCCATTGGATCATCAAAGATGATATAAAAAGGTGTATCCCTTTTGGGAATTTCGAAGATAAAATTTCCTTCTTCGTCTGTACTCGAAGTTGCAATTCGAATAGAATCTGATTTGTTTCCAACGATGATGGAGACATCAGTTAAAGGGAGTTCAATTTGATCTTGAATCTTACCTTTAATTTTGAACTGTTCTTGTGCAAAAGTAACTAGTGCACTGAAAAACAATAGGAATGAAATTATTCTTTTAAACATTAGTAATTAAATGATACATATAGGACCAAAAAATCGACCAAAAGTTTAATTTCTATCTAATTTTTTTCCAATTTTGATTTTTAATTGTCGCGGTATCGATTTCAGATATCGTATTAAAAAGAGGTGTAATACTCATTACCCGATAAGTTTTTTCTTGTCTTAAATCCATTTCGGGACAAAAAGTTTCAATCAATTTTATTTTTTCTGAAGAGGATGTTACCGATTCATATAAAATAGCTTTTTCTTTTTTATAGACCTCCCAACTTTGACAATTCGCTACAGAAGAATAATATTTAAATAAGAAGAATGGAAGAATTCCGATCAGTATTCCTAAAATAAATTTTAAAATATTTACCCATCGCCAACCCTCACTTTTTTTTATGGCTAACATAAATAAGAAGTAGATGCTGGTCCCTGCCGAAAACGTTAAAATTTTAGGAAAGATTTGGGCAAATTGGTAATCTGCAAATTCCAAACTAATGTATTCACCAAACACAAAATAACTTATGAACCAAATAATAATTAGGATAAAAGCTGTTTTAAGAAATAATTTCAAAGGTATATTCATGTGAATGGTTTAGCTAATGTAAAATTAAAGATTAATTCCTGCACACCAAAGGATTTTGCAGGAATCAATCTCAAGGTATTTTATTTGTATTCTTTGATTAAGTTTTCAAGAACTTCAGTTGCCGATTCTGCTAAATTAGTTCCTGGTCCAAAAATCGAATGTGCTCCATTTTGATACAAGAAGTCGTAATCTTGTCTTGGAATCACTCCTCCAACCACGATATATACATCTTCTCGACCTAAAGCTTTTAACTCTTTGACCACTTCAGGAACTAAAGTTTTATGCCCAGCGGCCAATGAAGAAATTCCTAAGATGTGAACATCATTTTCGATGGCTTGTTTAGCCACCTCAGCTGGGGTTTGAAATAAAGGAGCAATATCTACATCAAATCCCATATCGGCATATGATGTCGCAACAACTTTAGCACCACGATCATGCCCATCTTGTCCCATTTTAGCAACCATAATACGTGGGCGACGACCTTCTAATTCTGCAAATTCGCCGGCCAACTGACGGGCTTTTTCAAAACTTTCCATTTTTCCTGCGTCCATAGCATAAACTCCTTGTATTCCTCTTGTAATGGCTTTATGTCTTCCATAAACAGCTTCCAATGCATCAGAAATTTCACCTAATGTTACACGGCGACGAGCAGCTTCGATGGATAATTCCAATAAATTTCCATTTCCAGTTCGTGCAGCGTCTGTCATTTGAGTTAATATTTCGTCTACTTTGGCTTGGTCACGTGTTTCACGAATATGATTTAAACGATCAATTTGTTTTTGACGAACTGCCGTATTATCAATATCTAAAATATCAAATGCTTCTTGTTCTAGTTTTGATTGAAAAGCATTTACACCAATAATGGCATCTTCGCCCGAATCAATTTTTGCTTGTTTTTTTGCAGCTGCTTCTTCGATGCGCATTTTTGGAATACCAGCCTCAATGGCTTTCGTCATTCCACCCAATTCGCGTACTTCTTGGATGTATTCCCATGCTTGATTAGCCATTTCATTTGTTAATGCTTCAATCATAAAGCTTCCACCCATAGGGTCAGCAGTTCTACAAATTTGAGTTTCTTCTTGCAGAATGATTTGTGTATTACGCGCAATACGTGCAGAGAAATCAGTAGGTAGTGCAATGGCTTCGTCTAACGCATTGGTATGTAAGGATTGTGTTCCTCCCAATGCTGCAGCTAAGGCTTCAATTGCTGTGCGACCAATATTATTGTATGGTTCTTGTTCTGTTAAACTCCATCCCGAAGTTTGACAATGCGTACGTAACATCAATGATTTAGGATTTTGGGGTTCAAAATCCTGCATTAATTTTGCCCATAACATACGGGCAGCACGTAATTTGGCAATTTCTTGCGTAAAATTCATTCCTATAGCCCAGAAGAATGATAGACGTGGAGCAAAATCATCCACTTTCAGACCTGCTTCTAATCCAGTTTTAACATATTCATAGCCATCTGCCAAAGTATAAGCCATTTCTAAAACAGGTGTTGCGCCTGCCTCTTGCATATGATATCCTGAAATCGAAATCGAATTGAAGCGAGGAATATTTTGAGAAGTGTATTCAAAGATATCCGCAATAATTTTCATGGATGGTGTAGGAGGATAGATGTACGTATTTCGTACCATGAACTCCTTTAGAATATCATTTTGAATGGTACCCGATAATTGTGCTTGCGATACCCCTTGTTCTTCAGCAGCGACAATGTAAAAAGCTAAAATAGGTAATACAGCCCCATTCATTGTCATCGAAACAGAAATTTTATCCAATGGAATTTCATCAAATAAAATTTTCATATCTTCTACCGAATCGATAGCAACTCCAGCCTTCCCGACATCACCTACCACACGCTCATGATCAGAGTCATATCCTCGGTGCGTGGCTAAATCGAAAGCCACTGACAACCCTTTTTGGCCAGCAGCAAGGTTTCTTTTATAAAACGCATTGGATTCTTCTGCAGTAGAAAAACCCGCATATTGACGAATTGTCCAGGGTTGACGAACATACATCGTACTATATGGTCCACGTAAAAATGGGACTACTCCTGGAAGAAAATCTGTTTGTTTCAGATTTTTTACATCTTCATAAGTATAGCTGTTTTTTACTTGTAAGCTATCTAATTCAAAATTTTCAAGTTCTGGTTGAACAGAATTGAGCTTGCGTTCAAATTTTAGATTTGAAAAATCTGTTTTGTGATTCATAACGCTAATATAAAAAATATAATAGAGATAAAATTCGAGAATTTTAGGTCAATAATTATTTTACATCTATATGATATTGAGTTGTTTGGTAGGATTATTGAAGCTAAGCTACAAAACCACAACTCATGATTTTAGAATTTAGTAAATTAAGTATTGAAGAAGTAATTAATTCAATAGACGAGAATAAAGCAACGGAATGGCAGTTAGATATTCGAAATTTTTTAAAAACTTATGCCGATCAAGAAGCGTTAGTCACACTTTCTGAACTCCAGGGTGAAGTCATTTTTTATGTTGATTTAAAAATTAAGAATATTAAACATACGGCTATTGCTTTAAACGAATTTTTAGCTTTAAAACAAGGAGATATAACGATTTTAACGGAATCCGTACGACGTAAAGTTGGGGTAATTATTCTGGCTCAAGCCATTGAAGGAAAAATGGATATTCATTGCAATGAATTAACAGATGAAATTAAAATTCCTTACACAGGACAAGACCAAAATTCTATTCATTATAATTATGTTTATTTGAATGAAAATCAAGTGGATAATTTCCAATCTGTATTGCATCGTATTGAAAAAGTTGCGATTGCTTCTTATGGAATGAAAGATGAGACAAAAACTGGAATTTCAAAAAATGATGATCAGTCCATTTTTGAAGTTTTTAGTGTGAAATCTTATCCCGTAGCAGTACGAAAACTTGGGGAAAGTGAATTTACAGTTATTGGTGATGTGGAAATTTCACGTTCCATAAATGGACATTTACTTCTTAATTCGCCTTTATTCAGTAAAGAAATTGATACGCAGAAGGTCGTACTCCTTGAAAATGATAAATCTTTTCGTTGGTTATTAAAACATGAATATTTGGATGATGAATCAAATCAATTTATCGATTTTGATCATATCGAAGAAGTGTTAGCGCCACATATTCCTTCGCGATTTGTAGTTTTAAATTTTCCAGACGCGGAAACAGGTAAAGATGTGGTAACTCTAGTCGTAAAACGTCTTTATATTGATGATTTTAATTTCCCTACAGAAGGATTGAAAGATTATGAAATTCCAAGACAAAATTATTCAATTGGAGATTTTCCTGAAACAGATGATCGTGCAATCATTCGTGATGAAGTAAAAAGATTATTAGCTCAACATTAATAAAAAAAATCAGACCCTGAAAGGAGTCTGATTTTTCTTTTGAATGAATTAAAATATTAATACTGAATATCGATTAACGACTTTAATGGAATAGAAACTCCATTTTTAATCTGTAAGTACTTTTCAGTTACACTCCATACGGTTGTCTCAATTTTTTTTGGACCTTGATCCGTTTGGAAAGTGATATATGCTTTTGATTTGAATTCGTTTCCTAGTCTTACGGCATTTAATAGTTTGTCTTTCTGTACATGAACGTCTTCTTTTGGAGCTTCTAAAAATTTGAAGTTTACTACTTCTTCTTTTTCAATTAATTCTACATCCATCATCTTTCTCTCTTTTTTATGGTTTTATTTTTTCTGTTACACCTACCTAAATTACAAATGAAATCGAATATAAACTAATATTTGTCATGATTTTTTAAATGCGTTTTAAGCGGAATGTTTTTACCAATAATTCAAAAACTCGACCATAATCACGTTATTCTAAAATTATTCCCTCAAAAATTATTAATTTTGCACTATGTCAGACGAAAAGATATTTAAATCCGGATTTGTGAACATCATAGGTAATCCTAATGTGGGAAAATCTACATTGATGAACCTATTAATGAAAGAGCGTTTAGTAATTGCTACACATAAAGCACAAACCACGCGTCATCGTATCAAAGGAATCTTAACAGGAGAGGATTATCAAATTGTATTTTCAGATACTCCTGGTGTGTTAGATCCGGCTTATGAGTTACAAGCCAAAATGATGGAAGCGGTATCGGAATCACTTGTTGATGCTGATGTAATTTTATATGTAGTAGAAATCGGAGAAAAACGTTTGAAGAATGAAGAAATCTTTGCTCGCATTCAAAAAACATCTACTCCAATTATTTTATTACTAAATAAAATTGATACAGCAAATCCTGAGCGATTAAATGAGGCTGTAGAGTACTGGCATGAACTTTTACCTAACGCAGAAATTCTACCAATTTCGGCAAAGGAAAATGTAAATGTTGATTTATTAATCAACAAGATCAAAGCAATTATACCGGAGGGTCCACAATATTATCCAGAAGATCAATTAACGGACAAATCTGAACGATTTATTGTGAATGAAGTAATCCGTGAAAAAATCTTATTAAATTATACTAAGGAAATTCCTTATTCTGTAGAAGTCGTGACAGAGCGATTTAAAGAAGAAATTAATTTGATTTCTATTGAAACAGATATTTATGTTGAGCGTGATTCTCAAAAAGGAATTATCATTGGACATAAAGGGGAATCATTATCAAAAGTAGGGAAGGAAGCCCGTGAAGAATTAGAAAAATTCTTTGATAAAAAAGTCTTTTTGAAACTATTTGTTAAAGTTAAAAAAGATTGGCGTAAAAAAGAAAATGATTTACGCCGTTTTGGTTATTAAATATTCATTTTAAATAAACATCAAGTGTTGAGATATCAACGCTTTTTTTGTGCTTAAAATTTTGATTGTTAGTATATTTAAGAAAATAATTAATTAATCAATCATAAACAAAAAATCAATGGCAACAATATTATTTCCAACCGATTTCTCTCCAACAGCAAATAACGCTTTTCAATATGCATTAAACTTAGCACGAGTAATTGGTGCTGACCTGCGAATTGTAACAGTAAAAACTCATTTAAAAGAATATTTAAATCTTCAACAAAATGAATTTGATCAAAAAATAAAGGAATTACAAGATATCGCTTTAGGTAACAATTTAACAGAGGTTAAAATGACCAGTTCGTTAGAAGTAGGAGATCTAATTTTAACAATTTTGGATATCATTCAAAAAGAGCAGATTGATTATGTGGTAATGGGTACAAATGGAGAGAATAGTTTTGGGAAAAAGTTTTTTGGATCACAAACTATTGCTTTAATTAATAATTCACCTGTGCCTGTTTTAGCAGTTCCTCATGGAGTCGATTTTGTTGAAAGTAGAAAGTTTGCTTATGCCACAATGTGGAACACAAATGAGGAATCAGCTATTAGACAAATGCTTTCATTTTCTGAAAGACATCATTCGAAATTGGATATTATTCATGTCGAAAAAAAGACTTTATCTATTGATGAAATCATGAAGAAACGAGAATGGGAAGTTGAATTTCCAGAGGCAAATTTTGAGTTGATTAAAAATGATGATGTCGATAGTGCTTTAATTGATTATTGTGAAAATCATCAAATTGATGTGTTAGGACTAATGTACCGTGAACTAAATCCGTTTCAACGATTGTTTAGTGAAAGTCATAGCAAGCGATTATTAACTGAAGCTCAATTTGCGATTTTAGTTTTAAAATCTAAGTAAATTATAACGTGATAAAAACGATGGTGTAAATCATCGTTTTTTTATTGGCTGAATTTTTGCGAAATTTAGATTAGATTCGAATTTAAATGACAGAACTAGAAAAGAAACAGAACCTTAAAAAGCATAAAATGATTGCTACGGGACTATTTGTCTTGATGGCAATCTTGTATGCTGCGATGGTTTATTTGAGTCAAACTTCAGAAGCCTCATGGATTGGCTACGTAGAATCCTTCGCAGAAGCAGCAATGGTAGGTGCCTTAGCCGATTGGTTTGCGGTGACAGCATTATTTCGTTATCCGTTAGGATTAAAAATTCCTCATACCAATTTAATTGAAAGAAGTAAAAATGCCATTGGAGAAAATTTGGGAAGCTTTGTAACTAATAACTTTTTAACTCCATCCAATATCCGACCTTATATCATGAAATTAGATGTTGTAAAATTTGTTTCAGATTGGATGAATAAAGCGGACAACCAAACCGTTTTACAAGAGGAAATAAGTGCTTTGGTAAAAAAAATCATTAAAGATTTAGAAGACAAAGAAGTCGTTGATTTTTTAACCTTAAAAGGAGAAGATATTCTGAAGCAATTTAACTTGCAAGAATTGGTTTCAACATCCATTAGCTACATCATCGAAAAAGATAAGCACAGTGAAATTTTAGACGCAATTTTACCTAAAGCGAAAGCATACATCAAAGAAAGTGATGTGTTGATTGAAGGAAAAATAAATGAGAAACATCCTGTGATTTCTTTTTTTGCCGGCAAGAAAATTTCTAAAGGAGTAGTGGAAGGGGTTGTAAGTTTTATTGAAGAAATCGAAGATAATCCCGACCATCCGATTCGACATAATATTCAAGAATCCCTTTTGAAAACAGCGGATAAAATAAAATCTGATCCAAATTGGAAAGAGAAATTAAATGCAATGCGTGACGAGTTTGTAACTGCAGATCGCTTAGAAGAGTATGCTTCAGATTTATGGTTGAATCTAAAACAAAATGTATCAGAAAGTTTAGATCAAAAAGATTCTGCAATTCAACGTTATGTTCGTAAAAATATTCAAAAATTAGCGGAAAATTTAACGGATAATGATGAGATGATTATAAAAATCAATGGATGGATTCGTCATTTCTTATACCGTATGATTTTACGTAATGTAAAGGAAGTAGAAATGTTGATTAGTCGGACAGTAGGTGATTGGGAAGGAAAAGAATTAAGTGATAAATTAGAATTAGAAATTGGAAAAGATTTACAATTCATTCGTGTCAATGGAACGTTAGTCGGAGGAATTGTAGGTTTAATAATTTATAGTTTAACCCAATTATTTTTTCATTAAAATAGAAAAAGCTCAACTGATGGTTGAGCTTTTTTATTTCTGAAGATTTTTATTCTGCGGTAAATACTTTTTCGGATGCCGACCAAATTCTGTAATTCACTTCGTATCCTTTCGGTGCATAAATCACTAAAGGTAAACGACTATTATATCTTACTTTTTCGGAAGGTGCGTAAACTACTTTTTCTACTGCTTGTGTATTGATACATCCCATCATCGTTGAACCAACATCACCTTTCGTTTCAAATTGATAATAATTGTATCCCCAACCGTCTAAATTTCTTTCTTGCAATTTCCCCATTAAGAAATAGTTATTACATCCATCGGTCATGGTTTTTTTACCAATCATGATTTCGACCATATAATCGTTTTCATTTTCTTTTGGTTCTAAACGAATAACTTTTTGGTTTTGTTCTTTTTTTGCTTTAGGAAACATTTTAATATCTTCTTTCATTTGTGCAAAGGTTTGAATGGAAATCATCGAAAATATACCAACAAATAATAACTTTTTCATTTTTAAATTGTTTTAAATCTAATCCTAAGATGAAATTGTAGTACCAAAAGTTGGGTGAAGGATGTTAAATAAAAGCCAAAAAAAAGACATTCAAAATTTGAATGTCTTTTTTGCTCCTCCTCTTGGGCTCGAACCAAGGACCCTCTGATTAACAGTCAGATGCTCTAACCAACTGAGCTAAGGAGGAGTATCGTTGTCGATATTGTTGATGCAAATATAGAGCGAAAATTTATATCTCCAAATCTTTTTTAAACTTTTTTTCGTCTGAAAGTCGCTTAAATAGGACAACTTATTGAAAATGAATAAGAAAAATTTTTATTTTTTTTTCAATTAATAATGATAAAAGATCCCTTGTTGTGCCGCTGTCCATAATGGAGCGGTTTGATTGGCTTCTTTTAAAGCATCTGACGCCCAAGTATTACATGTAAAAAAGATGTTATAGGTACCTTTGGCCTAATAAAACGCATCATTATTTCCATAAACCATATCAGTTGGAATCAATTGCACTTTTCCATCAGCATCATACTCAAAGGAATTTTTAATGTAATTGACCATTTTTTGATATTCTTCTTTGCTCATGTAAAACTTTTTGCAATCTTCACTTTCGAAAAGATTATTGTAAAATGTTGTATGCATGGCAGAATCACCTAACCAAAATGCAGCTTTAAAAGCTGTAGAAAATTTTAAATCTCTCCATTCTGGTGTATCCAAATAAAATCCTTTATCTCCCCAACCAAACGCAATGTATTTCATCGGTTGTTTAGATTTTGTATCCGTAAAAGGTATCATTTCCGACCAATTGATCACATCGGTTTCTACCGGAACGATAATATCTGTGTGCATTCCATTCGTTAAAATATAACCTACGACATAATCACTTTCTTTATGTTCTACTTTATTTACTGGAATTAACGGAAGGATTACAGCAGCTAAGATATATATCAATAGTAAGCCTAAGATTACGCCAATGGTTTTTAAAAGTAATTTAAAAAGTTTCTTCATAGATAAAGGTTTAATTTAAAGATAGAAAAAATCCCGTCAAAATTGACGGGATTCCTTTTCACTAAAAATATTTAAATATGAATCGACTTCATAAATGTTTTTTTATTTGCCGTTAGTTAAAAACACTAACTTATTATTTCCTGGTTTTTCTTCGAAGTAATCGATTAAAACCGCATCATTATCATTGATGTTTCCTTTCAGAATTTCTTTTGATAACTCATTCAAGACATCTTGCTGAATTACTCGTTTCAATGGACGTGCACCAAATTGAGGGTCATAACCTTTTTTGGCTAAGTAAGCAGACGCTTCTGGTGTGATGTCTAAGGTAATATCACGTTGACCTAATTTTTTTGCTACACCATTTAAGTAAATTCCAACAATTCCATTGATTTGGTTTTGACTCAATGGACGGAACAAGATAATTTCATCGATACGGTTCAAGAACTCTGGACGGAAATTTAATTTTAATTCCTCAAAGACTTCTGATTTCGTGTCATCATAAACTTGGGCTACATTATTCTCATCGATATTAGCAAATTTTTCTAAAATTGTATGCGAACCAAAATTCGATGTCATAATGATAATCGTATTCTTAAAGTTCACCACTCGACCTTTGTTATCCGTTAAACGTCCATCATCCAACACTTGTAATAAAATATTGAACACATCTGGATGCGCTTTTTCAATTTCATCCAAAAGAATAACCGAATACGGACGACGACGTACGGCTTCTGTTAATTGCCCACCTTCGTCGTAACCTACGTAGCCCGGAGGTGCCCCAACCAAACGAGAAACGGCATGGCGTTCTTGATATTCCGACATATCGATACGCGTCATTGCGTTTTCATCATCGAATAAGAATTCCGCTAAGGCTTTCGCTAATTCGGTTTTACCAACCCCAGTCGATCCTAAAAATAAGAACGATCCAATTGGTTTTCCTTCGTCACTTAAACCAGCTCTCGAACGACGAATGGCATCTGCAACCGCTGTAATTGCTTCTTCTTGACCTAAAACACGTTTGTGTAATTCGTCTTCTAAGTGTAATAATTTCTCACGTTCAGATTGCATCATTTTTTGTGCAGGAACTCCTGTCCATTTCGATACAACTTCGGCGATATCATCGGCATCAACAAATTCTTTTACCAATTTGTTGTGTTTGTTTTCTTCTAATTTTTGT from Faecalibacter sp. LW9 encodes:
- a CDS encoding outer membrane beta-barrel protein, giving the protein MFKRIISFLLFFSALVTFAQEQFKIKGKIQDQIELPLTDVSIIVGNKSDSIRIATSSTDEEGNFIFEIPKRDTPFYIIFDDPMEGVTTREFTKLTSDMDLGVITISPEILQLKEVLITTTDPVVIKSDTIEFNASSYKVKPNANLEALLRELPGVDIDDDGKLTVNGKEVNEILIDGEPFFGTDGKIALENIPADIIKKIQVSDYKTRNEKFSGERSRSDKSSINVTLKEDKKQGYMVKGTVGYGTDNRYESNIMANYFKGSRKISLIGSSNDIASTGLSNGAGSFGRGGIGRRRGNGITNSSSIGLNYTDKINDQLSVGANYNFNHSYNKNDNYTRRENLLPENTYTEESNTLSKTETFGHNLGATLEWNKNLTKIYFTPSFKLNRSSSSNKSDSQSWDADGVLRNESYGETKRESDTNTFDSQISWYQGFKNKSYINANADVSIGTTDSENRIQQSTFFANKPDDIRNQLNNTNNKTNSVGFDFNYNIPVTDSLKIALGSRYAYSYKENDDITWDYDELTDQFIGRNDLLSRYIETTLNTFSPYAEIQLNKKKFSGNIKAGTNIYNQDNFGFYNNENYFLNVKEVLPSLQSTIRYQAGNNSLAFNYQYNTSIASTNQLLAIENLSNPLVTYVGNPDLNPNKSHQLSLNFSNFDRKTRQGLNANLTYNYNTSSIVNYSEVDENLMTISSYTNVEGNYRLNGNLFYSKQLSKSGNKLNLNVGLNSSYARQQGYRNSRLYTAYNSTISPNIRFTWNWIDYVTISPSYNFRFTNSKYENYSIDQQSNTTHSFNLRTITTRPKNLTWTNELSYNNNSRMAAGFRRDFFLWNMQMMYSFFDNKIEAGFKIYDILNQNNSYTRTISDEFISDQRNTILTRFIMFSLTFNLNQFGGKSTASSNEFDRPRGGNRGSRMGGF
- the scpA gene encoding methylmalonyl-CoA mutase gives rise to the protein MNHKTDFSNLKFERKLNSVQPELENFELDSLQVKNSYTYEDVKNLKQTDFLPGVVPFLRGPYSTMYVRQPWTIRQYAGFSTAEESNAFYKRNLAAGQKGLSVAFDLATHRGYDSDHERVVGDVGKAGVAIDSVEDMKILFDEIPLDKISVSMTMNGAVLPILAFYIVAAEEQGVSQAQLSGTIQNDILKEFMVRNTYIYPPTPSMKIIADIFEYTSQNIPRFNSISISGYHMQEAGATPVLEMAYTLADGYEYVKTGLEAGLKVDDFAPRLSFFWAIGMNFTQEIAKLRAARMLWAKLMQDFEPQNPKSLMLRTHCQTSGWSLTEQEPYNNIGRTAIEALAAALGGTQSLHTNALDEAIALPTDFSARIARNTQIILQEETQICRTADPMGGSFMIEALTNEMANQAWEYIQEVRELGGMTKAIEAGIPKMRIEEAAAKKQAKIDSGEDAIIGVNAFQSKLEQEAFDILDIDNTAVRQKQIDRLNHIRETRDQAKVDEILTQMTDAARTGNGNLLELSIEAARRRVTLGEISDALEAVYGRHKAITRGIQGVYAMDAGKMESFEKARQLAGEFAELEGRRPRIMVAKMGQDGHDRGAKVVATSYADMGFDVDIAPLFQTPAEVAKQAIENDVHILGISSLAAGHKTLVPEVVKELKALGREDVYIVVGGVIPRQDYDFLYQNGAHSIFGPGTNLAESATEVLENLIKEYK
- the era gene encoding GTPase Era, whose product is MFKSGFVNIIGNPNVGKSTLMNLLMKERLVIATHKAQTTRHRIKGILTGEDYQIVFSDTPGVLDPAYELQAKMMEAVSESLVDADVILYVVEIGEKRLKNEEIFARIQKTSTPIILLLNKIDTANPERLNEAVEYWHELLPNAEILPISAKENVNVDLLINKIKAIIPEGPQYYPEDQLTDKSERFIVNEVIREKILLNYTKEIPYSVEVVTERFKEEINLISIETDIYVERDSQKGIIIGHKGESLSKVGKEAREELEKFFDKKVFLKLFVKVKKDWRKKENDLRRFGY
- a CDS encoding universal stress protein; its protein translation is MATILFPTDFSPTANNAFQYALNLARVIGADLRIVTVKTHLKEYLNLQQNEFDQKIKELQDIALGNNLTEVKMTSSLEVGDLILTILDIIQKEQIDYVVMGTNGENSFGKKFFGSQTIALINNSPVPVLAVPHGVDFVESRKFAYATMWNTNEESAIRQMLSFSERHHSKLDIIHVEKKTLSIDEIMKKREWEVEFPEANFELIKNDDVDSALIDYCENHQIDVLGLMYRELNPFQRLFSESHSKRLLTEAQFAILVLKSK
- a CDS encoding DUF445 domain-containing protein, whose translation is MTELEKKQNLKKHKMIATGLFVLMAILYAAMVYLSQTSEASWIGYVESFAEAAMVGALADWFAVTALFRYPLGLKIPHTNLIERSKNAIGENLGSFVTNNFLTPSNIRPYIMKLDVVKFVSDWMNKADNQTVLQEEISALVKKIIKDLEDKEVVDFLTLKGEDILKQFNLQELVSTSISYIIEKDKHSEILDAILPKAKAYIKESDVLIEGKINEKHPVISFFAGKKISKGVVEGVVSFIEEIEDNPDHPIRHNIQESLLKTADKIKSDPNWKEKLNAMRDEFVTADRLEEYASDLWLNLKQNVSESLDQKDSAIQRYVRKNIQKLAENLTDNDEMIIKINGWIRHFLYRMILRNVKEVEMLISRTVGDWEGKELSDKLELEIGKDLQFIRVNGTLVGGIVGLIIYSLTQLFFH
- the eco gene encoding serine protease inhibitor ecotin — its product is MKKLLFVGIFSMISIQTFAQMKEDIKMFPKAKKEQNQKVIRLEPKENENDYMVEIMIGKKTMTDGCNNYFLMGKLQERNLDGWGYNYYQFETKGDVGSTMMGCINTQAVEKVVYAPSEKVRYNSRLPLVIYAPKGYEVNYRIWSASEKVFTAE